Proteins encoded in a region of the Sporocytophaga myxococcoides DSM 11118 genome:
- a CDS encoding NAD(P)-dependent oxidoreductase → MKITFIGLGIMGSRMAANLIKGGNELLVWNRSQGKAEALKQSGAKLASSVVAAVKDADILITMLSSPEVIEEIALGKEGIIMNAKKNSLWINTSTVNPSFVEEMAAKAKEAGLRYLDAPVSGSKGVAEKGELIFLVGGDNKDLEDARPLLSIMGKSINHLGKVGDGTKMKMVINLVLAQSMIAFSEAVNLGVTSGLDESSIVNILSESPVVSPFLKLKKSKLESKNFSPEFSLKWAHKDLHLILQTAYESNISLPLTAIAKEVYGMAKQDGKGDEDISAIYEYLVSKKF, encoded by the coding sequence ATGAAAATAACTTTTATTGGTCTTGGAATTATGGGAAGCCGGATGGCAGCCAATCTGATTAAAGGGGGAAACGAATTGTTGGTTTGGAACAGAAGTCAGGGAAAAGCTGAAGCCTTAAAACAGAGTGGTGCTAAGCTTGCTTCTTCTGTTGTCGCTGCAGTGAAAGATGCTGATATCTTGATTACAATGCTTTCATCACCTGAAGTAATTGAGGAAATTGCTTTAGGGAAGGAGGGGATTATCATGAATGCAAAGAAAAATTCCTTATGGATTAATACAAGTACAGTAAATCCTTCTTTCGTTGAAGAGATGGCTGCCAAAGCCAAAGAAGCTGGTCTAAGGTATCTTGATGCTCCTGTATCCGGGTCTAAAGGAGTTGCAGAAAAGGGAGAATTGATTTTTTTAGTAGGGGGAGATAATAAAGATCTGGAAGACGCACGTCCATTGCTTTCAATCATGGGGAAGTCTATTAATCATTTGGGTAAAGTCGGTGATGGAACAAAAATGAAAATGGTTATTAATTTAGTGTTAGCACAATCCATGATAGCATTTTCAGAAGCCGTAAATCTGGGAGTGACTTCTGGTTTGGATGAATCTTCTATTGTAAATATTCTTTCAGAAAGTCCTGTCGTTTCTCCATTTTTGAAGTTAAAGAAATCCAAACTTGAATCTAAAAACTTTAGTCCTGAATTTTCTCTAAAGTGGGCACATAAAGATCTTCATTTAATTCTCCAGACAGCTTACGAGAGTAATATCTCTTTACCACTTACTGCTATAGCCAAAGAGGTTTATGGTATGGCTAAACAAGATGGGAAGGGGGATGAAGATATTTCTGCTATTTATGAATATTTGGTAAGTAAGAAGTTTTAA
- a CDS encoding DUF4142 domain-containing protein: protein MLTSLLSCKDDKDDSPPPPQQVQTLSGADNAFARRITLFNLAQVDFGRLALANATNASIKAFGASLVGDFTQAQSDLNALALQNNVILPQETDSLHNANVRRLTDL from the coding sequence GTGCTAACCTCGTTATTGAGTTGTAAAGATGATAAGGATGATAGTCCGCCACCTCCTCAGCAAGTTCAGACTTTATCTGGTGCAGATAATGCCTTTGCGCGAAGAATCACATTATTTAATCTGGCACAGGTAGATTTTGGACGACTAGCCTTAGCAAATGCTACCAACGCTAGTATTAAAGCTTTTGGTGCATCCTTGGTTGGAGATTTTACTCAAGCGCAAAGTGATCTTAACGCTCTGGCATTGCAAAACAATGTTATACTGCCTCAGGAGACAGATTCTTTGCATAATGCAAATGTGCGTCGATTGACTGATCTCTGA